A region of the Sporolituus thermophilus DSM 23256 genome:
CGGAAATTTTCCGGGTCGCTAGGGTCTACCAATTTAACAGTTATACCCAGCCTGGGCAGAGTATACAGAAAAAGGTTATACGTTCCGCCGTAAAGAGCGGAGGAACTAACAATTTCGTCGCCGGCTTTAGCAATGTTCAAAATAGTGGCAGCGATCGCCGCATGACCGGAGGCGAAAGCCAGCGCGCCCACCCCGCCTTCCAACGCGGCCATACGCTTTTCCAATACGTCGGTTGTAGGGTTCATTATCCGCGTATAAATATTGCCCGTTTCTTTCAAGGCAAACAAAGCGGCGGCGTGATCACTGTCGCGGAAATTGTAAGAAGTCGACTGATAGATAGGCACAGCCCGGGCCCCGGTGGCGGGATCGGGAGTCTGGCCGCCATGAACGGCCAAAGTGGCAATTTTCAGGTTGTCTGGCAAATGCATTTCCTTCTTCTCCTTTCACCGGCATACAAAAACCCCCTTTCCAGAGGAAAGGGGGTTTTGTACACGCGCACCTTTCCTCTCATCTTCCAGGATTTCTCCTGCTGGAATTAGCACCACTGCTTATAAAAGCCGGTTGCCGGGCGTCATCGGGCCAGTCCCTCGACCACTCTGGATAAGAGGTGTATGCCTTATATTTTTGTAATTGAGCAGATTATAGGATATATTGAAACAAATGTCAATAGCCGGATTATTAAAATGTGATTATCTTGTGATATGTCACCTTGTAGATTATCTTGATAAAATGTCACTATGAACAACGAGGTGCGTTATCTAATGTCGGAAAAAAGCTTCCTGGCGCTGATGCGGATTGGCCGCTGCTTTTAGCTACTGCCGGAGTCCAGTCATTAATTCAAACCGAAAGAAAACGTTCTCCTGCCACTTCCTATGTAATTTGCAAGCAACCTTTTTGTATTTATTTGCAATGTACACACATATACATGCAATACAATTAGTTAACCAATGGATTATCGAAAGTAATGAAAAGAAGCTGAATGCCTAGAAAAACAAAATACTGGGTTGGAATGCCTTCCAACCCAGTATTTATGCGCTTTCTGGTGCGCCCGGCAGGAATCGAACCTGCGCACCCGGCTCCGGAGGCCGGCGCTCTATCCCCTGAGCTACGGGCGCATGGTGTTGTGTTCAGCGACAGAAATGATTATATCATAAATAACCGGTATTGTCTAATGTTTTTTTGTAACTTTTTTGTGTAAACTTTTGGGAGTAGATTACTTAGGCGCAGCCGGAGTCTGACAATAGGGGCAAGTGCGCCATTCACGGCTGAGTTCACGGCCGCATGCCTCACACTTGGGCTTTAGTGTATAACTGCAGTAAGGACAAACCTTATAATCTTCCTTGACCTTGGCGCCGCACATCGGACAATGGATCTGGTCGTTTACCGGTGTAGCCTCCACATCAATGACCGGCTCTTGGCGCTTGGTAGTTTTCATGACTTGCCTTCGGCCAATGAGCAGGTATAACGGGAGGAAGACAATAAGCATAGCCAGCGTTCCCAGGGACCACAACAAGGCCGTGCCTAATTCATGACCGCGGCTTCTGGCGTCGTTATACACCCAATAAGCAGCAATAAAACCAATGATAAACGAAATAGTCGTAATCACCCAAACGGCTCCTTTCGGAGTATATACATTAATATTATAACATTTCCAGTCAAGCAAAATCAATAAACAAGGCCCAATAGAAAAGCCACGTCCAGCGACGCGGCCAGCAGCTAGCGTTGTTTTAGTGCAGGCTCATAACGGCCAGGGTTAGCACCAAGGCGGTGCCGATACTGTAAATCAGCAAACTCCCCACATCTTTGAGCGTAACATTCATGTTTTGCACCACCCTCTCACGTCGTTTGTGGTTTCATTTTATCAGAATTTAAAGATAATTTCAAGTAAAAAAATTTGGGACTTATCCCTAATTTTATTACTTGTTCTTAATAACAGATGCAAATTCTGACGTTTTTAACCACTAATTTCATCAAGCGATTTTCGGCGCGTTTCTTCGCCCAACACTAAAACAATAGTGGCAATAAACAGCATGGTAGCCGTGAACATCGTGAACACTCCGGCGAAAGCGGCGCCTCCTCCCAGCATATAACCGACAATGGTGGGTGCCAGGATACCGCCAAACCGGCCCACGGCCGCCGCCCAGCCCGAGCCAAACGCGCGAATGCGGGTTGGATAAAGCTCCGGCGTATAAGTATATACTACTCCCCATGCGCCCAAATTGAAGAAAGACATCAGGCTCCCCCACACAATGAGCGCCCAGGGAGTATTGGCATAACCAAAACCAAAAGCGGCGGCGGCGCTGGCCGCCAAATACAACGCCAGTGTCGCCTTGCGGCCGATACGATCCACCAAATAAGCGGCGCTGAAATAGCCTGGCAGCTGGGCCAGGGTCATTATCAGCACATACTCAAAACTTTTGATAATGGTAAATCCCTGGGCCGTCATCAGCGATGGCAGCCAGGTAAAAATGCCATAATATGAGTAAACAATACCGAACCACAGCAGCCAAAGCATGGCAGTACGCCGTAAGAAGGGCGGCGCCCACAGTTCGGCAAACATTACTTGCCGAACCGTCTGCGCTTTCGGCGCCGTCGGGGCAAAGGCCGTTGTCACGCCGGCCGCCGCTTCAAGGCCACTGACGATGGCATGAGCTTCGTCCAGCCGTCCCTTGTCCAGGAGATACCGCACCGATTCCGGCACGGCCAAACGGATAACAAAAACATACAAGGCGGGCAAGGCACCGATGAAAAATGCAGCCTGCCAACCGTAAAAGGGAATAAACAGATAAGCAATCAGCGCCGCCGCCAGCCACCCCAGTCCCCAGAAACTTTCCAGCAAAACGATGAACTTACCCCGCGCCGCCGGCGGCGAGTATTCGGTCATCAGCGTCGCCGCCACCGGCAATTCGCCGCCCAGACCAAAACCAACCAAAAAACGAAAAACCAGCAGCGATGTAAAATCCCAGGCCAGACCGCACAGCCCGGTGGCAATGCTATAAATTAGCAGTGTCACGGCAAAAACTTTTTTGCGGCCGTACCGGTCGGCGGCAAAGCCGGATAGCACTGCCCCTACGGCCATCCCAACCAGCCCGGCGCTCCCGATATAACCCATCTGGGCCGGCGACAACCCCCAGGCCTTAGCGAGCGCCGGCAAAACAAAAGCGATAAGACCGGTATCCATGGCGTCGAACATCCAGCCGAGGCCGGTCGCTACCAGCAGCTTATAATGAAACTTGCTAACAGGCACTTGTTCGAGACGGCTGACAATATCCACAGTGACCCCTCCATTTGTAATTACATCTGTCTTGACAGTTGTAATTATTATAAACCTTATTCCGTAAAGTAACAAGAGGGGTACGCTATAGTAAAGTACTTCTATATTGGTAAAAAATTAGGAGGTGGCCTATTTCCCAGGCAAAAGAGCTTGTATTCACGTAACCCGCTGCTACTCCCGCTTAACCCGCCTAGCCTAATTCGCTGATAATCATGCCGGCTACGATGAGAACGCAGCCGATAATCTGTTTCACGGTCAGTATTTCCCCCAACAGAAGATAGGCGGCCAAACCGGCAAAAACGGGCTCCATGGCAAAAATAATCGCCGTCCGGGTGGCGGTGGTAAAGCGCTGCATGGTATTCTGCACCACGAGCGCCACCGCCGTAGCGGGAATGGCCGTTACCGCCAGGGCAACCCATACCTTGCGGCTGAAAACGGCCGGGACCGGCTCGAAAGCAAAACCGCCGGCCAGCCCGGCGGCAGCAACGGCGCCGATCTGGAGAATGGCCAAAACAACGGCGTCCCCGCGCGGCGCATATTGCCCGACCATGACGATATGGGCGCCGAATGCCACGGCGGCCAGCAAAGTAAGGACGTCGCCGACATTAAACCGGAAATCGCTGCTGAGCGTGAGCAGCCCCAAACCTAAAACAGCGCTGATAATCCCCGCCACGGTCGCCGGTCCGGGGCCCTTTTGCCCCCAGAAGCGGCCAATAACGGGAACAAGGATAACGGAAAGACCGGTGATAAAACCTGAATTAGCTGCTGTCGTGTACTCTAGACCGATCGTCTGCAGCGCAAAGCCGCCAAACAGAACCAAACCGATAAGACCGGCGAGGCGGGCGTGACTCCGCCAGGCGGCCAGCAGCCGCCGGTGATACAGTACCGCCAAAAACAAAAAAGCCAGGCCGAACCGGATGCCTACAAACCAAAAAGGGCCAATATCGGCCAACGCGTTCTTTACTACCACGAAAGTAGTTCCCCAGATCAAAGTAACAAAAAGCAGCGACAGATCGGCTACTATACGCCGGCTGACGCCGCCGGCCGCCGTCCCTGTTTCCAGTTCCATAAACGACAAATCTCCTTCCTAACTAAGCAATATTCCCTGCTGCCTGAGGGCGCCTTCAATCTCCGCCAACACCTGGGGCGACGGCGCCTCGACCGTGTGCAGATGCACCCCGCCGGTAACCACCGACAGCGGCTTGGCGCCGCTTTCCTCCAACTTCCGCAAAAACTCCGCCAAATCACGCCGCGACGCCAGCATCAGATTCGCCCGAATCTCACCATACAAAGGATGTTCGACGATAACATCCAGCACCTTGCCGCCATGGTCGATAATGATGGCCAGTTCCTCCGCCAGGCTGTCCCGGCCGTGCCGGCAGGCCAGTTTGGCCGTCACTGCCGACCGCGGATTGGCCACCGGAACAAGATAGCCTTGCGGCGTGGCATAAATTTCCTGTCCCGCGGCGCGTAAAATGGCAATATCCCCTACGATTACCTGCCGGCTAACGCCAAGTTCCCTGGACAGAGCCGTTCCCGTCACCGGCGCCGCCGCCTGTTTTAGCATGGTCAATAATTT
Encoded here:
- a CDS encoding zinc ribbon domain-containing protein, whose amino-acid sequence is MITTISFIIGFIAAYWVYNDARSRGHELGTALLWSLGTLAMLIVFLPLYLLIGRRQVMKTTKRQEPVIDVEATPVNDQIHCPMCGAKVKEDYKVCPYCSYTLKPKCEACGRELSREWRTCPYCQTPAAPK
- a CDS encoding transcription repressor NadR, which gives rise to MDAKTRREKLLTMLKQAAAPVTGTALSRELGVSRQVIVGDIAILRAAGQEIYATPQGYLVPVANPRSAVTAKLACRHGRDSLAEELAIIIDHGGKVLDVIVEHPLYGEIRANLMLASRRDLAEFLRKLEESGAKPLSVVTGGVHLHTVEAPSPQVLAEIEGALRQQGILLS
- a CDS encoding DMT family transporter, with the translated sequence MELETGTAAGGVSRRIVADLSLLFVTLIWGTTFVVVKNALADIGPFWFVGIRFGLAFLFLAVLYHRRLLAAWRSHARLAGLIGLVLFGGFALQTIGLEYTTAANSGFITGLSVILVPVIGRFWGQKGPGPATVAGIISAVLGLGLLTLSSDFRFNVGDVLTLLAAVAFGAHIVMVGQYAPRGDAVVLAILQIGAVAAAGLAGGFAFEPVPAVFSRKVWVALAVTAIPATAVALVVQNTMQRFTTATRTAIIFAMEPVFAGLAAYLLLGEILTVKQIIGCVLIVAGMIISELG
- a CDS encoding MFS transporter; protein product: MDIVSRLEQVPVSKFHYKLLVATGLGWMFDAMDTGLIAFVLPALAKAWGLSPAQMGYIGSAGLVGMAVGAVLSGFAADRYGRKKVFAVTLLIYSIATGLCGLAWDFTSLLVFRFLVGFGLGGELPVAATLMTEYSPPAARGKFIVLLESFWGLGWLAAALIAYLFIPFYGWQAAFFIGALPALYVFVIRLAVPESVRYLLDKGRLDEAHAIVSGLEAAAGVTTAFAPTAPKAQTVRQVMFAELWAPPFLRRTAMLWLLWFGIVYSYYGIFTWLPSLMTAQGFTIIKSFEYVLIMTLAQLPGYFSAAYLVDRIGRKATLALYLAASAAAAFGFGYANTPWALIVWGSLMSFFNLGAWGVVYTYTPELYPTRIRAFGSGWAAAVGRFGGILAPTIVGYMLGGGAAFAGVFTMFTATMLFIATIVLVLGEETRRKSLDEISG